A stretch of the Dioscorea cayenensis subsp. rotundata cultivar TDr96_F1 chromosome 4, TDr96_F1_v2_PseudoChromosome.rev07_lg8_w22 25.fasta, whole genome shotgun sequence genome encodes the following:
- the LOC120258582 gene encoding receptor-like protein kinase, translating to MLRQVSWMNFSCDFREHHDHVGLGAGFTSTELVWVAFINRFRVQRIENYKAFTVLSGFKAKRCSPSSPPPSSFWSSQPPPPTFHSLTLSSPSLKASHNPHSACFSGTTPCHPANGRVSPALPTQQASPQSTSRALGLSGQLSSSAPHLCRITTLREIILSYNNFSGPIPPSLFHCPSLTSLRLGFNSLSGPIPPDVLLATHLTELVLSNNFLSGSIPKQLLRLPHLQLLNLHSNNLTGPLPDFPPSCSVSKLNLNKNILSGPLPPTLSNCVNLTEFLVSSNKLSGIITSDAFVGLRSLQCLFMENNDFTGELPRSLLGLTGLTVLVLSKNQFNGTIPEAIGHLQSLTEIFLWGNNLTGPIPRSVGTLALLKTLELSSNQLVGPLPSELGNCSSLVELLLQFNLIGGPIPPEISNLKKLEKLYLFDNELEGIIPPQIGNMTSLIDLQLYNNSLSFRIPAEVVYLRNLRYMSLAFNKLSGEVPGELGRNLSYGLVKLDLTGNDFHGPIPPYLCEGGKLYALVIGINRFNGSFPTSIAGCSSLWRFTSKNNLLHGSIPDNMPANPGISYMDLSNNFFDGHIPSILGSWTNLSMLNISNNLLSGSIPPELGNLKKLGKLSLSANKLNGSIPSELGNCTELLELVLSNNLLSGRIPAEIVIFLELQLGDNMLEGSIPSSLGSLQYISTALNLSSNRLNGSIPPSLGQLRGLEVLDLSNNFLSGEIPSRLSDMVALTFVNVSSNQLSGRLPEGWIKFLNSSPASFSGMRIATYVAAGRAQDGSSHLPSSIRSVDSVADFPEDLTYEDILRATENLSEKYVIGRGKHGTVYRTEFEAGKLWAVKRVDLSQSCFILEMKVLSSVKHRNLVKVAGYCVKDGFGMIIYEYMPGGTLFDTLHDRKTQVALDWETRHRIALGIAQGLSYLHHDCVPRIVHRDVKSNNILMDSDLEPKIGDFGTAKLLGDAESSSTVSVVVGTLGYIAPEIGYSTKVTEKSDVYSYGVVLLELLCRKLAVDPNFEDGVDIVTWIRSKLENADMFSRLSLLDVEMQYWMEDEKNKALELLDLAISCTKVAFEARPSMREVVGMLMKMKGRETKKEDKKKTSF from the exons ATGTTACGGCAAGTGTCATGGATGAACTTTAGTTGTGATTTCAGAGAACACCATGACCATGTCGGTCTTGGTGCAGGTTTCACAAGCACAGAGCTTGTCTGGGTGGCCTTCATTAACAGATTCAGAG TGCAAagaattgaaaattataaagcTTTTACCGTTTTGAGTGGATTTAAGGCAAAACG TTGCTCACCTTCTTCACCACCACCTTCATCATTTTGGTCTTCTCAACCACCGCCGCCGACCTTTCACTCCCTCACCCTCTCATCTCCTTCCTTGAAAGCCTCCCACAATCCTCACAGCGCCTGCTTCTCTGGAACAACACCCTGCCACCCTGCCAATGGCCGGGTGTCTCCTGCTCTTCCAACTCAACAAGCATCACCTCAATCGACGTCTCGAGCCCTCGGCCTCTCCGGCCAACTCTCCTCCTCCGCTCCCCATCTCTGCCGTATCACCACCCTCCGTGAGATCATTCTCAGCTACAACAACTTCTCCGGCCCTATTCCCCCTTCCCTCTTCCACTGTCCTTCACTCACCAGCCTCCGCCTTGGCTTCAACTCCCTCTCCGGTCCCATCCCTCCGGACGTCCTCCTCGCCACCCATCTCACTGAGCTCGTCCTTAGCAACAACTTCCTCTCTGGCAGCATTCCCAAACAACTCCTCCGCCTCCCCCACCTCCAACTTCTAAATCTCCACAGTAATAATCTCACTGGCCCTTTACCTGACTTCCCACCTTCATGCTCTGTTTCCAAgctcaatctcaacaaaaacataCTCTCTGGCCCTCTCCCTCCTACTCTTTCCAACTGCGTCAACCTCACCGAGTTCTTAGTTTCTTCAAACAAGCTCTCGGGTATCATCACTAGTGATGCCTTTGTGGGTCTTCGGAGTCTGCAGTGCCTCTTCATGGAAAACAATGACTTCACCGGCGAGTTGCCGAGGAGTTTGCTTGGTCTCACTGGTTTGACAGTGCTGGTCCTTTCTAAAAACCAGTTTAATGGCACTATACCTGAAGCCATTGGCCACCTTCAGTCTCTGACCGAGATTTTCCTCTGGGGGAACAATCTCACCGGCCCCATTCCTCGCTCTGTAGGTACTCTTGCACTTCTGAAAACTCTGGAGCTTTCAAGTAACCAGCTTGTGGGGCCTTTACCATCCGAGCTTGGGAACTGCAGTTCCTTGGTTGAACTTCTGCTTCAGTTTAATCTCATTGGAGGTCCTATCCCACCGGAGATTTCCAATCTGAAGAAGCTGGAGAAGCTCTACCTCTTTGATAACGAATTGGAGGGAATCATTCCACCGCAGATTGGAAACATGACCAGTCTCATCGACTTGCAGCTTTACAACAACAGCTTGAGTTTCCGGATTCCTGCAGAGGTCGTTTACTTGAGGAACTTGAGGTATATGTCATTGGCTTTCAACAAGCTTTCCGGCGAGGTGCCTGGGGAACTTGGCCGGAACTTGTCCTATGGCTTGGTGAAGTTGGACTTGACtggaaatgatttccatgggcCAATACCTCCATATCTCTGTGAAGGGGGTAAACTTTATGCTTTGGTTATCGGGATTAATCGATTCAATGGTAGTTTTCCCACCAGCATTGCCGGGTGTTCTTCTCTTTGGAGGTTTACTTCGAAAAACAATCTTCTCCATGGAAGCATACCTGATAATATGCCTGCAAATCCTGGGATTTCATACATGGACCTCAGTAATAACTTTTTTGACGGCCATATTCCTTCTATTCTTGGTTCTTGGACCAACCTTTCAATGCTAAATATATCCAATAATCTTCTATCTGGGTCCATCCCTCCTGAACTTGGCAATCTCAAGAAACTGGGAAAGCTCTCGCTTTCTGCAAACAAACTGAATGGATCCATACCTTCTGAATTAGGCAACTGCACAGAGCTTCTGGAGTTGGTCCTTAGTAATAACCTTCTTTCAGGGAGAATTCCTGCGGAGATTGTG ATCTTTTTAGAATTGCAGCTTGGTGACAATATGCTTGAAGGCTCCATTCCTTCCAGTTTAGGTAGTCTTCAGTACATTTCCACTGCTCTCAACCTCAGTAGTAATAGATTGAATGGTAGCATTCCACCTAGTCTTGGCCAACTTCGTGGCCTGGAAGTGCTTGACCTGTCCAACAATTTCTTGTCTGGTGAGATCCCTTCAAGATTGAGTGACATGGTTGCTCTTACCTTTGTGAATGTTTCTTCTAATCAACTCTCTGGTAGACTACCTGAGGGCtggattaagtttttaaattcatcACCAGCTTCATTTTCAG GAATGCGCATAGCCACATATGTTGCAGCTGGGAGAGCACAGGATGGTTCTTCTCATCTTCCATCGTCCATTCGTAGTGTTGACTCGGTGGCAGACTTCCCTGAAGATCTTACATATGAGGATATATTGCGAGCTACTGAAAACTTGAGTGAGAAGTATGTGATTGGGAGAGGAAAACATGGTACTGTTTACCGGACAGAGTTTGAGGCTGGAAAACTCTGGGCTGTGAAGAGGGTCGATTTGTCACAGTCCTGTTTCATACTTGAAATGAAGGTTTTGAGTTCAGTGAAGCACCGAAATCTAGTGAAGGTGGCAGGCTATTGTGTGAAAGATGGATTTGGTATGATAATTTATGAGTACATGCCTGGTGGCACTCTTTTTGATACTCTACATGACAGGAAAACACAAGTTGCATTGGATTGGGAAACCCGGCATCGAATTGCTTTAGGCATAGCGCAAGGTCTTTCTTATCTTCACCATGATTGTGTGCCGCGGATAGTTCATAGAGATGTTAAATCTAACAACATACTGATGGATTCTGACTTGGAACCAAAGATTGGAGACTTTGGAACAGCAAAACTATTAGGTGATGCAGAATCAAGCTCAACAGTGTCTGTGGTTGTAGGAACTCTTGGTTACATTGCTCCAG AGATTGGATATTCGACCAAAGTGACAGAAAAATCAGATGTTTACAGCTATGGAGTTGTTCTGTTAGAACTTCTTTGCCGGAAATTGGCAGTGGATCCAAATTTTGAAGATGGTGTTGATATCGTGACCTGGATAAGATCAAAACTAGAAAATGCAGATATGTTTAGCCGTCTCTCTTTGCTTGATGTGGAGATGCAGTATTGGATGgaagatgagaaaaataaagCGCTCGAACTATTGGATTTAGCTATTTCATGCACCAAGGTAGCATTTGAAGCAAGGCCTTCCATGAGAGAAGTTGTgggaatgctgatgaagatgaAGGGTAGAGAAACTAAGAAGGAAGATAAGAAGAAGACTTCTTTCTAA
- the LOC120259377 gene encoding receptor-like protein kinase, whose translation MLLPQLLTFFTTTFIILVFSTTAADLSLPHPLISFLESLPKSSQRLLLWNNTLPPCQWPGVSCSSNSTSITSIDVSSLGLSGQLSSSAPHLCRITTLREIILSYNNFSGPIPPSLFHCPSLTSLRLGFNSLSGPIPPDVLFATHLTKLNLRSNFLSGSIPKQLLFHLPNLQVLNLYTNNLTGPLPDFPPSCSVYKLYLNENILSGPLPPTLSNCVNLTDFFVSSNKLSGVITSDAFVGLRNLQYLFMDFNDFTGELPRSLFGLTSLTKLILSKNQFNGTIPEGIGQLQSLTEIFLWGNNLTGPIPRSVGTLALLKKLELSTNQLVGPLPPEIGNCSSLVELQLQYNLIGGPIPPEISNLEKLEKFYLFANKLEGIIPPQIGNMTSLIDLQLYSNSLSFRIPAEVVYLRNLRYMSLAFNKLSGEVPGELGRNLSYGLVKLDLTGNDFHGPIPPYLCEGGKLNVLVIGINRFNGSFPTSIAGCSSLRRFTLKNNLLHGSIPDNMPANPGISYMDLSNNFFDGHIPSILGSWTNLSMLNISNNLLSGSIPPELGNLKKLGKLSLSANKLNGSIPSELGNCTELLELVLSNNLLSGRIPAEVVVLDKLRNLLLSGNKFSGGIPDSFTPTQDLLELQLGDNMVEGSIPSSLGSLQYISTALNLSSNRLNGSIPPSIGQLRGLEVLDLSNNFLSGEIPSRLSDMVALTFVNVSSNQLSGRLPEGWIKFLNSSPDSFSGNPALCIVGNYYCQKEAKEHGHEIHWAIILVIVVLGIIFCLVGMRIATYVAAGRAQDGSSHLPSSIRSVDSVADFPEDLTYEDILRATENLSEKYVIGRGKHGTVYRTEFEAGKLWAVKRVDLSQSCFILEMKVLSSVKHRNLVKVAGYCVKDGFGMIIYEYMPGGTLFDTLHDRKTQVALDWETRHRIALGIAQGLSYLHHDCVPRIVHRDVKSNNILMDSDLEPKIGDFGTAKLLGDAESSSTVSVVVGTLGYIAPEIGYSTKVTEKSDVYSYGVVLLELLCRKLAVDPNFGDGVDIVTWIRSKLENADMFSRLSLLDVEMQYWMEDEKNKALELLDLAISCTKVAFEARPSMREVVGMLMKMKGREIKEDKKKASF comes from the exons ATGTTGTTGCCTCAGTTGCTCACCTTCTTCACCACCACCTTCATCATTTTGGTCTTCTCAACCACCGCCGCCGACCTTTCACTCCCTCACCCTCTCATCTCCTTCCTTGAAAGCCTCCCAAAATCCTCACAGCGCCTGCTTCTCTGGAACAACACCCTGCCACCCTGCCAATGGCCGGGTGTCTCCTGCTCTTCCAACTCAACAAGCATCACCTCAATCGACGTCTCGAGCCTCGGCCTCTCCGGCCAACTCTCCTCCTCCGCTCCCCATCTCTGCCGTATCACCACCCTCCGTGAGATCATTCTCAGCTACAACAACTTCTCCGGCCCTATTCCCCCTTCCCTCTTCCACTGTCCTTCACTCACCAGCCTCCGCCTTGGCTTCAACTCCCTCTCCGGTCCCATCCCTCCAGACGTCCTCTTCGCCACGCATCTCACCAAGCTCAACCTTCGCAGCAACTTCCTCTCTGGCAGCATTCCCAAACAACTCCTCTTCCACCTCCCCAACCTCCAAGTTCTAAATCTATACACTAACAATCTCACTGGCCCTTTACCTGACTTCCCACCTTCATGCTCTGTTTACAAGCTCTATCTCAACGAAAACATACTCTCTGGCCCTCTCCCTCCTACTCTTTCCAACTGCGTCAACCTCACCGATTTTTTCGTTTCTTCAAACAAGCTCTCAGGAGTAATCACTAGTGATGCATTTGTGGGTCTTCGGAATCTGCAGTACCTCTTCATGGATTTCAATGACTTCACCGGCGAGTTGCCGAGGAGTTTGTTTGGTCTCACTAGTTTGACCAAGCTGATCCTTTCTAAAAACCAGTTTAATGGCACTATACCTGAAGGCATTGGCCAACTTCAGTCTCTGACCGAGATTTTCCTCTGGGGGAACAATCTCACCGGCCCCATTCCTCGCTCTGTAGGTACTCTTGCACTTCTGAAAAAACTGGAGCTTTCAACTAACCAGCTTGTGGGGCCTTTACCACCTGAGATTGGGAACTGCAGTTCCTTGGTTGAACTTCAGCTTCAATATAATCTCATCGGAGGTCCTATCCCGCCCGAGATTTCCAATCTGGAGAAGCTGGAGAAGTTCTACCTCTTTGCTAACAAGTTGGAGGGAATCATTCCACCGCAGATTGGAAATATGACCAGTCTCATCGACTTGCAGCTTTACAGCAACAGCTTGAGTTTCCGGATTCCTGCAGAGGTCGTTTACTTGAGGAACTTGAGGTATATGTCATTGGCTTTCAACAAGCTTTCCGGCGAGGTGCCTGGGGAACTTGGCCGGAACTTGTCCTATGGTTTGGTGAAGTTGGACTTGACtggaaatgatttccatgggcCAATACCTCCATATCTCTGTGAAGGGGGTAAACTCAATGTTTTGGTTATCGGGATTAATCGATTCAATGGTAGTTTTCCTACCAGCATTGCCGGGTGTTCTTCTCTTCGGAGGTTTACTTTGAAAAACAATCTTCTCCATGGAAGCATACCTGATAATATGCCTGCAAATCCTGGGATTTCATACATGGACCTCAGTAATAACTTTTTTGACGGCCATATTCCTTCTATTCTTGGTTCTTGGACCAACCTTTCAATGCTAAATATATCCAATAATCTTCTATCTGGGTCCATCCCTCCTGAACTTGGCAATCTCAAGAAACTGGGAAAGCTCTCGCTTTCTGCAAACAAACTGAATGGATCCATACCTTCTGAATTAGGCAACTGCACAGAGCTTCTGGAGTTGGTCCTTAGTAATAACCTTCTTTCAGGGAGAATTCCTGCGGAGGTTGTGGTATTGGACAAACTGAGGAATCTATTGCTCTCTGGGAACAAATTCTCTGGAGGTATACCTGATTCTTTTACACCAACTCAAGATCTTTTAGAATTGCAGCTTGGTGACAATATGGTTGAAGGCTCCATTCCTTCCAGTTTAGGTAGTCTTCAGTACATTTCCACTGCTCTCAACCTCAGTAGTAATAGATTGAATGGTAGCATTCCACCTAGTATTGGCCAACTTCGTGGCCTGGAAGTGCTTGACCTGTCCAACAATTTCTTGTCTGGTGAGATCCCTTCAAGATTGAGTGACATGGTTGCTCTTACCTTTGTGAATGTTTCTTCTAATCAACTCTCTGGTAGACTACCTGAGGGCtggattaagtttttaaattcatcACCAGATTCATTTTCAGGTAATCCAGCACTATGTATAGTTGGCAATTATTATTgccaaaaggaagcaaaagaacATGGCCATGAAATTCACTGGGCAATAATActtgttattgttgttcttGGTATAATTTTCTGTTTAGTAGGAATGCGCATAGCCACATATGTTGCAGCTGGGAGAGCACAGGATGGTTCTTCTCATCTTCCATCGTCCATTCGTAGTGTTGACTCGGTGGCAGACTTCCCTGAAGATCTTACATATGAGGATATATTGCGAGCTACTGAAAACTTGAGTGAGAAGTATGTGATTGGGAGAGGAAAACATGGTACTGTTTACCGGACAGAGTTTGAGGCTGGAAAACTCTGGGCTGTGAAGAGGGTCGATTTGTCACAGTCCTGTTTCATACTTGAAATGAAGGTTTTGAGTTCAGTGAAGCACCGAAATCTAGTGAAGGTGGCAGGCTATTGTGTGAAAGATGGATTCGGTATGATAATTTATGAGTACATGCCTGGTGGCACTCTTTTTGATACTCTACATGACAGGAAAACACAAGTTGCATTGGATTGGGAAACCCGGCATCGAATTGCTTTAGGCATAGCGCAAGGTCTTTCTTATCTTCACCATGATTGTGTGCCGCGGATAGTTCATAGAGATGTTAAATCTAACAACATACTGATGGATTCTGACTTGGAACCAAAGATTGGAGACTTTGGAACAGCAAAACTATTAGGTGATGCAGAATCAAGCTCAACAGTGTCTGTGGTTGTAGGAACTCTTGGTTACATTGCTCCAG AGATTGGATATTCGACCAAAGTGACAGAAAAATCAGATGTTTACAGCTATGGAGTTGTTCTGTTAGAACTTCTTTGCCGGAAATTGGCAGTGGATCCAAATTTTGGAGATGGTGTTGATATCGTGACCTGGATAAGATCAAAACTAGAAAATGCAGATATGTTTAGCCGTCTCTCTTTGCTTGATGTGGAGATGCAGTACTGGATGgaagatgagaaaaataaagCGCTCGAACTATTGGATTTAGCTATTTCATGCACCAAGGTAGCATTTGAAGCAAGGCCCTCCATGAGAGAAGTTGTgggaatgctgatgaagatgaAGGGTAGAGAAATTAAGGAAGATAAGAAGAAGGCCTCTTTCTAA